A genomic region of Runella rosea contains the following coding sequences:
- a CDS encoding DUF2147 domain-containing protein — protein sequence MKTILFAALFLFLISNITFSQNVDAILGDWFNAEKDGKIRIYKSGNLYFGKLIWGKELYEADGKTSRKDANNTNALLKGRPLLNLPILEQFEFYQNEWRNGKVYDPKSGKTYDGFLKLKDGKLEIRGYVGIAAFGKTTVWTKAQ from the coding sequence ATGAAAACAATACTTTTTGCCGCTCTATTCCTATTTTTAATCAGCAACATTACTTTTTCTCAAAATGTCGATGCGATTTTGGGCGATTGGTTTAACGCCGAAAAAGACGGTAAAATCCGAATTTACAAATCAGGGAATCTTTATTTCGGAAAACTGATTTGGGGAAAAGAACTCTACGAAGCCGACGGCAAAACATCCCGAAAAGATGCCAACAACACCAACGCTTTATTGAAGGGACGACCATTATTAAACCTGCCCATTCTGGAACAATTTGAATTCTACCAAAATGAATGGCGAAATGGAAAAGTGTACGACCCCAAAAGCGGCAAAACCTACGACGGTTTTCTGAAACTAAAAGACGGAAAGTTAGAAATCAGGGGATACGTAGGCATTGCGGCATTTGGCAAAACTACGGTTTGGACCAAAGCCCAATAA
- a CDS encoding GH3 family domain-containing protein, translating into MALLGNLLKGGLKLTVSIQREKNNHAKVQRKTLSKLLAKARYTQFGEKYNFEEILNTAVFDEGNTFYEKYKQFVPVHNYEKIFREWWHKAHEGEKNVCWPGRVKYFALSSGTSEAASKFIPVTKAMTKSFQRTSIRQILSLGRYEELPSDLYEKGFLMIGGSTDLSSIDEGRFQGDVSGINAANIPFWFERYYKPGPEIARERDWSRKLEKIVEEAPNWDIGFMAGVPAWLQIIMEKIIERYKLKNIHEIWPNLSVFGHGGVSFEPYRAGFEKLLGRPLIYIDTYLASEGFIAFQNRPHADGMRLVLDNGIFYEFVPFNEKNFTEDGELVPNPQTLMIDEVEEGVDYALLISTCSGAWRYLIGDTIKFANKQRAEITITGRTKHYLSLCGEHLSVENMNKAVELSAEELGITVKEFTVAGIRHDSLFAHQWYIGTDDEVDADALRDKIDGHLKVLNDDYIVERRHALKDVFVTVLPSATFLGWMAKRGKMGGQNKFPRVLKKNLIDEWEAYLLEQGLQVETVNLK; encoded by the coding sequence ATGGCACTTTTAGGAAACTTGTTAAAAGGAGGACTAAAGCTGACCGTAAGCATTCAGCGTGAGAAAAACAATCACGCAAAAGTGCAGCGAAAAACGTTGAGCAAGCTTCTTGCAAAGGCGCGTTATACGCAGTTCGGTGAAAAGTATAATTTTGAAGAAATACTTAATACCGCCGTTTTTGACGAAGGCAATACGTTTTACGAAAAATACAAACAGTTCGTTCCCGTTCATAATTACGAAAAAATTTTCCGTGAATGGTGGCATAAGGCACATGAAGGAGAAAAAAATGTATGCTGGCCCGGGCGGGTCAAATACTTTGCGTTGAGCTCGGGTACGTCGGAGGCGGCGTCGAAGTTCATCCCCGTTACCAAAGCCATGACCAAATCGTTTCAGCGCACGAGTATTCGTCAAATCCTATCATTGGGGCGGTACGAAGAATTGCCGAGTGACCTTTACGAAAAAGGCTTCTTGATGATTGGCGGCAGCACCGACCTGAGCTCTATTGACGAAGGGCGTTTTCAGGGAGATGTGAGTGGCATCAATGCGGCCAATATTCCTTTTTGGTTTGAGCGATATTATAAACCTGGGCCTGAGATTGCCCGCGAGCGTGACTGGAGCCGGAAGCTGGAAAAAATCGTGGAAGAAGCCCCCAACTGGGACATTGGTTTTATGGCGGGTGTTCCGGCTTGGCTCCAAATTATCATGGAGAAAATCATTGAACGCTACAAGCTTAAAAATATCCACGAAATCTGGCCAAACCTCAGCGTTTTTGGCCACGGTGGGGTTTCTTTTGAACCTTATCGCGCTGGTTTTGAAAAACTCCTCGGCCGACCGCTTATCTACATTGATACGTATCTGGCATCAGAAGGTTTCATTGCTTTCCAAAATCGTCCGCATGCTGATGGGATGCGTTTGGTACTCGACAATGGCATTTTCTACGAATTTGTACCTTTCAACGAGAAAAATTTTACCGAAGACGGAGAACTTGTCCCCAATCCGCAAACCCTGATGATTGATGAAGTGGAAGAAGGCGTAGACTACGCCCTGCTGATTTCCACCTGCTCAGGAGCGTGGCGCTACCTGATTGGCGACACGATTAAGTTTGCCAACAAACAACGCGCTGAAATTACCATTACGGGGCGTACAAAGCATTATTTGAGCCTTTGCGGAGAGCACCTTTCCGTCGAAAACATGAACAAGGCAGTGGAGCTGAGCGCCGAAGAGTTGGGAATCACCGTGAAAGAATTTACGGTAGCGGGCATTCGCCACGATTCGCTTTTTGCGCACCAATGGTATATCGGCACCGACGACGAAGTTGACGCCGATGCCCTGCGCGATAAGATTGATGGCCACCTCAAAGTGCTCAATGATGATTACATTGTGGAGCGGCGGCATGCCTTAAAAGATGTCTTTGTGACGGTTTTGCCTTCGGCTACTTTTTTGGGTTGGATGGCCAAAAGGGGTAAAATGGGCGGACAAAATAAGTTTCCACGTGTTCTGAAAAAGAACCTCATTGATGAATGGGAAGCGTATTTACTGGAACAAGGACTACAAGTTGAGACCGTTAATCTAAAATAA
- a CDS encoding glycosyl hydrolase family 95 catalytic domain-containing protein, with the protein MLKRLLCLFLGIFLGLTEVAVAQVAAKHDLIFDKLPTRWDEALPLGNGFIGELIWQKGNNLRFSLDHAELWDLRPMEGMKKPEFTYAWVQEQIKKNNYAAVQQYGDVPYEREPAPSKIPGAALEIESQTWGEVSSARVDIQKAIAEVKWANGAKLTSFVHASSLLGYFRVEGVKDLKISLLTPKYEGEVDKTAGGSVAGDDLARLGYQQGKVIQQGNAYTYRQKGWGGFEYEVSVRWKPLGADVWEGVWAISAHYPNKPKPAANTLTAKVVPFEKAVLTHLSWWKNFWAKSSVELPDAVLEKQYYLEQYKFGSTARRGAPPISLQAVWTADNGRLPPWKGDFHHDLNTQLSYWPGYTANHLEETLGYLDHLDQNRPAYREYTKWFYQSEGINVPGVTTLTGVPMGGWIQYSFSPTVSSWLAQHYYLQWRYSMDRDFLQKRAYPWFKEVATFLEKNTFLNAQGHRQLPISSSPEINDNRVTAWFSENTNYDLSLMRFTFSKAAELAAELKLPQEAAHWRDIFGQFAPYALSENAELKFAPSLPYNQSHRHFSHVMAIHPLGEIRWENGENDQNIIKNSLALLDKIGPDWWCGYSYAWLGSLKARAKDGTGAAKTLRTFATAFCLPNSFHANGDQTKSGLSKFTYRPFTLEGNFAFAAGVQEMLVQSYAGFIEVFPAVPADWKDVSFKELRAEGAVLVSGKRSGGLVDEVILKSEKGGMARLKLPFKTHFVKEKKGAVLEKMENEFVEVSFEKGGFIVFKNGYE; encoded by the coding sequence ATGTTAAAACGCCTTCTCTGCCTATTTTTGGGCATCTTCTTAGGGTTGACCGAAGTAGCCGTTGCCCAAGTTGCAGCCAAACACGACTTGATTTTTGACAAACTCCCAACGCGTTGGGACGAAGCACTGCCGTTGGGGAATGGTTTTATTGGAGAGTTGATTTGGCAAAAAGGCAATAATCTACGCTTCTCTCTCGACCACGCTGAACTGTGGGATTTACGCCCGATGGAAGGCATGAAAAAGCCCGAGTTTACGTATGCATGGGTACAGGAGCAAATCAAGAAAAACAACTACGCCGCTGTACAGCAATACGGCGATGTACCGTATGAACGGGAGCCTGCTCCGAGCAAGATTCCGGGCGCTGCATTGGAAATAGAAAGCCAAACTTGGGGCGAAGTAAGCTCCGCTCGGGTGGATATACAAAAAGCCATCGCCGAAGTAAAATGGGCCAACGGGGCCAAACTTACCTCTTTTGTTCATGCTTCCTCGCTGCTAGGTTATTTTCGGGTGGAAGGTGTGAAAGATTTAAAAATCAGTTTATTAACTCCAAAATATGAAGGAGAAGTAGACAAAACAGCTGGTGGGTCGGTAGCGGGAGATGATTTGGCGCGGTTGGGCTACCAACAGGGAAAAGTGATTCAACAGGGAAACGCCTATACCTATCGCCAAAAAGGCTGGGGTGGGTTCGAGTACGAAGTAAGTGTACGCTGGAAACCGCTCGGTGCCGATGTATGGGAAGGGGTTTGGGCGATTTCGGCGCATTATCCCAACAAGCCTAAACCAGCCGCCAATACATTGACCGCTAAAGTAGTCCCCTTTGAAAAAGCGGTCCTAACACACTTGTCTTGGTGGAAAAATTTCTGGGCTAAATCGAGTGTTGAGTTGCCAGATGCCGTGTTGGAAAAACAGTATTATCTGGAACAGTATAAATTTGGCAGCACGGCCCGTCGGGGGGCACCGCCGATTTCATTGCAAGCAGTTTGGACGGCCGATAACGGCCGATTGCCACCGTGGAAAGGCGATTTTCACCATGATTTGAATACGCAGTTAAGTTATTGGCCTGGCTATACCGCCAATCATTTGGAAGAAACCCTCGGCTACCTTGACCACCTCGACCAAAATCGCCCCGCGTACCGTGAGTATACCAAATGGTTTTACCAAAGTGAGGGAATCAATGTTCCTGGCGTGACCACGCTCACGGGGGTACCGATGGGCGGATGGATTCAGTACTCGTTTTCGCCGACAGTCTCTTCGTGGCTGGCGCAGCATTATTACCTGCAATGGCGCTATAGTATGGACCGTGATTTCTTGCAAAAAAGGGCCTATCCGTGGTTCAAAGAGGTGGCGACATTCTTGGAGAAAAATACGTTTCTGAACGCACAGGGACACCGCCAGCTTCCCATCAGTTCGAGTCCAGAAATCAATGACAATCGGGTAACTGCTTGGTTTTCTGAGAATACGAACTATGATTTGTCGCTCATGCGTTTTACGTTTAGCAAAGCCGCTGAGTTGGCGGCAGAATTGAAACTACCGCAGGAAGCTGCGCATTGGCGGGATATTTTCGGCCAGTTTGCTCCTTATGCCCTTTCTGAAAACGCCGAATTGAAATTCGCACCGTCGTTGCCCTATAATCAATCACACCGGCATTTTTCGCACGTGATGGCCATTCATCCTTTGGGGGAAATTCGCTGGGAAAACGGAGAGAACGATCAAAATATTATCAAAAATAGCCTCGCTTTGCTCGATAAAATTGGGCCAGATTGGTGGTGTGGCTACTCGTATGCGTGGTTGGGTAGCCTGAAAGCGCGCGCCAAAGATGGCACAGGCGCGGCCAAAACGTTACGCACTTTTGCGACGGCGTTTTGCTTACCCAACTCCTTTCATGCCAACGGCGACCAAACGAAATCGGGCTTGTCTAAGTTTACCTACCGACCGTTTACACTGGAGGGAAATTTTGCGTTTGCGGCGGGAGTACAGGAGATGCTGGTGCAAAGCTATGCGGGTTTTATTGAAGTGTTTCCCGCCGTACCTGCCGATTGGAAAGACGTTTCGTTTAAAGAACTACGGGCTGAAGGTGCCGTGTTGGTCAGCGGAAAACGCTCGGGCGGCTTGGTGGACGAAGTCATTTTAAAATCAGAAAAAGGCGGTATGGCGCGCCTTAAATTGCCCTTCAAAACACACTTTGTAAAGGAGAAAAAAGGGGCTGTGCTGGAGAAAATGGAGAATGAATTTGTGGAAGTTAGTTTCGAAAAAGGTGGGTTCATTGTTTTTAAAAATGGATACGAATAA
- a CDS encoding asparaginase: MPAYKSVTINPVLPNRPRASVLVIYTGGTLGMVFEKGQLVPFDFEQILDKLPEIKRLDFEITFTSLEEIMDSSNMRPDVWMDLARLIQRHYDSYDSFVILHGTDTMAYTASALSFMLQNLSKPVILTGAQLPIGIARTDARENIITALEIAAAQWEGRPLVPEVCIYFQNYLLRGNRAKKKETSQFNAFRSENYPALAEVGVTIEYNYPYIAPYRPELPFRVQLPLDENVTILKLFPGITQNVLRSILNINGLRGVVLETFGAGNAPTLPWFLYELKEATERGVVIMNVSQCDGGRVMQGRYQTSTWFQKIGVVGGGDITTEAAITKMMSILARESDVARIREELAKPLAGEMSLL, from the coding sequence ATGCCAGCATATAAATCAGTCACCATCAATCCCGTTTTACCCAACCGTCCGCGCGCTTCCGTATTGGTGATATACACGGGTGGAACACTCGGAATGGTCTTTGAAAAAGGCCAACTCGTCCCCTTTGATTTTGAACAAATTCTAGACAAGCTCCCCGAAATCAAGCGGTTAGACTTCGAGATTACGTTCACGAGTTTGGAAGAAATCATGGATTCATCTAATATGCGCCCCGATGTGTGGATGGACTTGGCGCGGTTGATTCAGCGTCATTATGATTCTTACGACAGTTTTGTGATTCTACACGGCACCGATACGATGGCTTATACCGCTTCGGCGTTGAGTTTTATGCTCCAAAACCTCAGCAAGCCAGTTATCCTGACAGGCGCACAATTGCCCATCGGAATTGCCCGGACCGACGCCCGCGAAAACATCATTACAGCCTTGGAAATCGCGGCAGCACAGTGGGAAGGTCGCCCGTTGGTGCCCGAAGTATGCATTTATTTTCAAAATTATCTGCTGCGTGGCAACCGCGCCAAGAAAAAAGAGACTTCCCAATTTAATGCTTTTCGCTCCGAAAATTACCCCGCCTTGGCCGAAGTCGGCGTGACGATTGAGTACAATTACCCTTACATCGCACCGTATCGTCCAGAACTGCCTTTTCGGGTCCAGCTGCCTTTGGATGAAAATGTGACTATTCTAAAGTTATTTCCAGGTATCACCCAAAATGTACTTCGTTCTATACTGAATATCAACGGATTGCGCGGAGTGGTACTGGAGACTTTCGGTGCTGGCAATGCCCCCACCCTCCCCTGGTTTTTGTACGAACTAAAAGAAGCCACAGAGCGCGGCGTGGTCATTATGAATGTGTCGCAGTGCGACGGCGGACGCGTGATGCAGGGACGCTACCAAACCAGTACGTGGTTTCAGAAAATCGGCGTTGTAGGCGGTGGTGATATCACCACCGAAGCTGCCATCACCAAAATGATGAGCATTTTGGCGCGGGAAAGCGATGTGGCGCGCATCCGCGAAGAGTTGGCAAAGCCTTTGGCGGGCGAAATGAGCTTGTTGTGA
- a CDS encoding sensor histidine kinase, with protein sequence MTRLNDRWLRIIGITLLMLMSVSVNNYLQMPFSWTVAGRLMLTMTSIVATWHLNRFVIFKFREQYPLGSQIIKRLVLTFLTGMLGTTLVLWLTGIARHWLIYQTLDDSMIQHYVTFTINNHRLSLWFYGVDFVKAAIMFLLFLPVYEALFFAVESREIKNRLQQSEREKEALEKTNLQSQLEALKQQVNPHFLFNSLNALGTLIEEDPPQASLFLEELSTVYRYLLRSNEQNLTTLGAELDFIHSYTHLLKTRYGAGLKITIHVDSVHEAFLLPPLTLQLLVENAVKHNIILPEQPLSISIFTNSDNQLVITNNLQRKNTKIHSNGLGLNNILTKYKMLGQTVPTILENESQFSVRLPLIRYN encoded by the coding sequence TTGACCCGATTGAATGACAGATGGCTACGTATCATTGGCATCACATTGTTGATGCTGATGAGCGTATCTGTCAATAATTACCTCCAAATGCCATTCAGTTGGACGGTTGCCGGGCGGTTGATGCTTACAATGACTTCTATTGTGGCTACTTGGCACCTCAATCGTTTTGTTATTTTTAAGTTTAGAGAACAGTATCCTCTGGGTAGCCAGATTATAAAACGGCTTGTTTTAACGTTTTTGACGGGGATGCTCGGGACTACGCTGGTGCTTTGGCTGACGGGTATTGCAAGGCACTGGCTTATTTATCAAACGCTGGATGATTCTATGATCCAACACTATGTCACATTTACAATCAACAATCATCGTCTTTCACTGTGGTTTTATGGAGTCGATTTTGTAAAGGCAGCCATTATGTTTCTACTTTTTTTGCCGGTGTATGAGGCGCTTTTCTTTGCTGTCGAATCCCGAGAAATAAAAAACCGACTTCAGCAATCAGAGCGTGAAAAAGAAGCACTGGAGAAAACCAATCTTCAAAGCCAATTGGAAGCGTTAAAGCAGCAAGTAAACCCGCATTTTTTGTTCAATAGCCTGAACGCTCTCGGAACCCTCATTGAGGAAGACCCACCGCAAGCCTCCCTTTTTCTGGAAGAATTGAGCACGGTGTATCGTTATTTATTGCGGAGCAATGAGCAGAATCTCACCACTTTGGGGGCTGAACTGGATTTTATTCATTCGTATACACATTTGCTCAAAACGCGCTACGGAGCAGGGTTAAAGATTACTATTCATGTCGATTCTGTTCACGAAGCATTTTTGCTACCTCCTCTGACGTTGCAATTGTTGGTAGAAAATGCCGTTAAGCACAACATTATTTTGCCCGAACAGCCGCTTTCTATTTCGATTTTTACGAACTCCGACAATCAATTGGTGATTACCAACAACTTACAGCGAAAAAATACCAAAATACACTCAAATGGCCTGGGGCTCAATAATATCCTGACCAAATATAAAATGTTGGGGCAGACTGTTCCGACCATTCTTGAAAATGAAAGTCAGTTCTCGGTTAGGTTGCCTTTGATAAGATATAATTGA
- a CDS encoding LytR/AlgR family response regulator transcription factor, translating into MKILIIEDEELAVRKLSKLLLDLDESIQIVGTCASVRASVAWLNAHSNESAARPDLILMDIELADGQSFEIFEQTSVSAPVIFTTSYDEYALRAFKVNSIDYLLKPIKRHELEASLEKYKRTHHNQNGALAGKNETSSGVDIDALVQQLRQHIQPADYRRRFLVKHLQQWVPVEVSDIAYFYSEEGVSLFKTVHNQKFSLDYPLDELEAMLDPAHFFRANRQYIVHINTVQQVHPYFNNKLKLILKPNTDDEVLVSRERATDFKRWMGK; encoded by the coding sequence ATGAAAATTTTAATTATCGAAGACGAGGAACTGGCCGTTCGAAAATTGTCAAAATTGTTGTTGGATTTGGATGAAAGTATCCAAATCGTAGGAACCTGCGCCAGTGTAAGGGCGTCAGTGGCTTGGTTGAATGCTCACTCGAACGAGTCAGCGGCGCGGCCTGATTTGATTTTAATGGATATAGAGCTGGCCGACGGGCAGAGTTTTGAGATATTTGAACAAACCAGCGTGAGTGCTCCCGTCATTTTTACGACTTCGTACGATGAATACGCTTTGCGCGCTTTTAAAGTCAACAGTATTGATTATTTGCTCAAACCCATCAAGCGGCATGAGCTAGAAGCGAGTTTGGAGAAGTACAAACGAACGCATCATAATCAAAACGGAGCATTGGCTGGAAAAAATGAAACCAGCAGTGGGGTAGACATTGATGCGTTGGTGCAGCAACTCCGTCAACACATTCAGCCAGCGGATTATCGGCGGCGTTTTTTGGTGAAACACCTGCAACAATGGGTGCCTGTTGAGGTGAGCGATATTGCCTATTTTTATTCCGAAGAAGGCGTCAGTTTGTTTAAAACCGTTCACAATCAAAAGTTTTCGCTAGATTACCCGTTAGATGAACTAGAGGCGATGCTTGACCCCGCCCACTTTTTTCGGGCCAATCGTCAATACATCGTTCACATCAACACGGTGCAGCAGGTTCATCCTTATTTTAACAATAAACTGAAGCTAATTCTCAAGCCAAACACCGACGATGAAGTGCTGGTAAGCAGAGAGCGGGCCACGGATTTTAAGCGCTGGATGGGTAAATAA
- the surE gene encoding 5'/3'-nucleotidase SurE, whose product MYPPKPLILVSNDDGITSLGIRTLVELMQELGDVVVVAPDSPQSGMGHAITIGEPLRLHATEIFKDVRAYECSGTPADCVKLGKHYVLKDRTPDLVVSGINHGSNSSISILYSGTMSAAIEAAIEGIPAIGFSLCDFAPNADFSHAKPYILQIAKAVLENGLPKGVALNVNFPKKSDEPLKGTRICRQTNGKWEEEFEKRKDPHGRSYFWMAGKFVNYDEGMEDTDEWALANNYAAVVPCQYDMTAYQTVELMKQWQLEEIES is encoded by the coding sequence ATGTATCCTCCAAAACCGCTAATATTAGTTAGTAATGACGATGGCATTACATCGTTAGGAATCAGGACGTTAGTAGAGTTAATGCAAGAGTTGGGCGACGTCGTCGTGGTGGCCCCCGACAGCCCCCAATCGGGGATGGGGCATGCGATTACGATTGGGGAGCCATTGCGGCTTCATGCAACGGAGATTTTTAAAGATGTAAGGGCCTACGAATGCAGCGGTACGCCAGCCGATTGTGTAAAATTGGGCAAGCATTATGTGTTAAAAGACCGTACTCCCGACCTGGTAGTGAGTGGTATCAACCACGGGTCCAACAGCTCTATTAGTATCTTGTATTCTGGTACGATGTCAGCGGCCATCGAAGCGGCTATTGAAGGGATTCCAGCTATCGGATTTTCGCTATGCGATTTTGCTCCGAATGCTGATTTTTCGCACGCTAAACCCTACATTTTGCAGATTGCAAAGGCCGTTTTGGAGAATGGATTACCCAAAGGGGTGGCCCTTAATGTGAATTTTCCAAAAAAATCTGATGAGCCACTGAAAGGAACGCGCATTTGCCGCCAAACCAACGGAAAATGGGAGGAAGAGTTTGAGAAAAGAAAAGACCCGCACGGGCGTAGTTATTTTTGGATGGCGGGAAAATTTGTCAATTATGATGAAGGTATGGAGGATACCGACGAGTGGGCACTGGCCAATAACTACGCCGCAGTAGTGCCTTGTCAGTATGATATGACTGCCTATCAAACGGTTGAGTTAATGAAACAGTGGCAGTTGGAAGAAATAGAAAGTTAG
- a CDS encoding TatD family hydrolase, translating to MIETHAHIYDEVFNEDRTQMLDRAFAAGITQIWMPNCDHTTIDGMMALAEQYPNVCLPMMGLHPTYVKDDFQKELYIVEDWLNKAAQQQLLPQTEAGLGRGFVAIGEIGMDLYWDKTFVEQQKEAFLVQCHLALKHNLWIDIHSRSAFWEVVELIEQVGNPLLKGIFHCFTGTLEEAQKAIELGFKLGIGGVATFKNGGLDKVLPYIDVEHIVLETDCPYLAPVPYRGKRNEVAYIPIIAQKVADLMQITVEELARITTQNAAQLSY from the coding sequence ATGATAGAAACCCACGCTCATATTTACGACGAAGTTTTTAATGAAGACCGCACCCAAATGCTTGACCGTGCTTTTGCGGCGGGAATTACCCAAATCTGGATGCCCAATTGTGACCACACGACCATCGACGGCATGATGGCATTGGCAGAGCAGTACCCAAATGTATGTTTGCCCATGATGGGGCTGCATCCTACGTATGTCAAAGACGATTTTCAAAAAGAACTATACATCGTAGAAGATTGGCTCAATAAAGCAGCCCAGCAACAACTCCTTCCCCAAACAGAAGCAGGGTTGGGAAGGGGGTTTGTAGCCATTGGCGAGATTGGTATGGACTTGTACTGGGATAAAACCTTTGTCGAGCAGCAAAAAGAAGCGTTTTTGGTTCAATGCCATCTGGCCCTCAAACACAATCTTTGGATTGACATTCACAGTCGCAGTGCTTTTTGGGAAGTCGTTGAGTTGATTGAGCAAGTGGGAAATCCACTGCTGAAAGGAATTTTCCACTGTTTTACAGGAACCCTTGAAGAGGCACAAAAAGCGATTGAATTGGGCTTCAAACTAGGAATTGGGGGCGTGGCTACCTTCAAAAACGGTGGCCTAGACAAGGTTTTGCCTTACATAGACGTAGAACATATTGTGCTCGAAACTGATTGCCCTTATTTAGCGCCCGTACCGTACCGTGGCAAGCGCAACGAAGTTGCGTACATTCCGATTATTGCGCAGAAAGTCGCTGACTTAATGCAAATTACGGTCGAAGAACTTGCCCGCATCACAACGCAAAACGCGGCCCAACTGTCATATTAA
- a CDS encoding glycosyltransferase: MKKVSVLIAARNEADNIVACLQSVAALSYPPEHLQILIGNDASEDETGALVQEFIRDKPHFELVNITPAPDSGGASTLKGKTNALAQLTQRAQGEFLFFTDADIEVPEKWIENMLSHFKPDVGIVTGITAIKGGGFLGLMQAIEWLYYLALMRLFSLFGVPITAMGNNMAVSRKAFQAVGGYEKVGFSITEDYALFHAIVIKGFKFVQLFDRRVLTLSQPIPTFSQLLIQRKRWMYGAMTLPWGQRIGVYVNALFLPFIVLLGIFVPKAALVILFLYVLWVCTWLVSILNWLQQPHFFIGVPFFWFYHLLMNFVMLINFYLRKNTVWKGRQY, translated from the coding sequence GTGAAAAAAGTATCAGTTCTTATCGCCGCTCGCAACGAAGCGGACAATATCGTCGCCTGTTTGCAGTCTGTGGCAGCGTTGAGTTATCCACCAGAACACCTGCAAATCCTCATCGGCAATGATGCTTCGGAAGACGAGACGGGGGCGTTGGTGCAGGAGTTTATTCGGGACAAACCTCATTTTGAACTTGTTAACATTACCCCCGCTCCTGATTCAGGCGGTGCATCGACCCTGAAAGGAAAAACCAATGCGTTGGCTCAACTGACGCAACGGGCGCAGGGAGAATTTCTGTTTTTTACGGATGCCGATATTGAAGTACCAGAGAAGTGGATTGAAAACATGCTTTCGCACTTCAAACCCGACGTGGGCATCGTAACGGGTATCACAGCCATAAAAGGCGGAGGCTTTTTGGGGCTGATGCAAGCCATTGAATGGTTGTATTATCTTGCATTGATGCGTTTATTTTCCCTTTTTGGGGTCCCCATTACGGCAATGGGCAACAACATGGCCGTAAGTCGTAAAGCTTTTCAGGCCGTGGGAGGGTACGAAAAAGTAGGTTTTTCAATCACCGAAGACTACGCTCTTTTTCACGCTATCGTGATTAAAGGTTTTAAATTTGTCCAACTATTTGACCGCCGCGTCCTGACCCTTTCCCAACCGATTCCGACCTTTTCTCAACTATTGATTCAACGAAAACGCTGGATGTACGGCGCCATGACCCTGCCTTGGGGGCAACGTATCGGGGTGTATGTCAATGCATTATTCCTTCCTTTTATAGTGCTTTTAGGCATTTTTGTACCCAAAGCCGCCCTTGTTATTTTATTCTTATACGTTCTGTGGGTCTGTACTTGGCTGGTCAGTATCTTAAATTGGCTACAACAACCACACTTTTTTATCGGCGTCCCTTTTTTCTGGTTTTACCACCTCTTGATGAACTTTGTGATGCTGATTAATTTTTATCTACGAAAAAACACCGTCTGGAAAGGACGACAATATTAA